In the Drosophila teissieri strain GT53w chromosome 3R, Prin_Dtei_1.1, whole genome shotgun sequence genome, GAGGAGGTGGGATGGACTGTGGACGCAGACGATCACCTGATGAAGTGAGTGAACACTATAAGtctttatatattaaattctaTGTTACTCATTCATTCCATATTCCTTTGCAGCCGCCTGCGAGTTTCCATTTTGAGTGCCGCCTGTGCCCTGGGAGTTCCAGATTGTCTGCAGCAGGCTTCCGAGCGCTTCAACGCCTTCCTCCAAAGTCCGAGCAGCCGACCTTCCCCCGATCTTCGCGAGATCGTCTACTACTACGGCATGCAGCAGTCCACCAGCCAATCGAGCTGGGATCAGTTGTTCGAACTCTTTGTGGCCGAAACCGATGCCAGCgagaagctgaagctgatgTACGGATTGTCTGGTGTTCGGAACAGCCAGTATCTGTTCAACTTCCTGGTTCTGGCCTCTAGCGATGAGAGCATCGTCCGCTCCCAGGACTACTTCACCTGTGTGCAGTACATAGCCGCCAACCCTGTGGGTGAACCTGTGGTCTGGGAATTCTACCGTGAGCAGTGGACCCAGCTCACCGCCCGTTTTGGCCTGAACAACCGCAACTTTGGTCGACTTATCGCCCAGATCACGGCCAACTTTGCCAGCTCCGTGAAACTGGAGGAGGTTCAGCACTTCTTCTCCAAGTACCCCGAATCGGGAGCTGGAGCTAACTCCCGGttggaggccgtggaaacCATCAAGTACAATATCGAATGGCTTTCCAGAAACGAAGCGGACATCAGCGACTGGCTAAGTGGAACGGCCTCGCCGCTGACCAAGAAAAACCAAttgtaaaattgtatattgcATATTAGAACCCGTCATTTAGCCAATAATTAGAATTGCATAAGAAACCAGCTAAAATTTCGTTCGAGttcaataaaatgaaattccaAAATCAAACCATAAATACAACCCCcatattttcattcattttatCCGCGGCAAGTGGCGATTTCTATGGCTCCTAGGAAATTATTGGAGATAgggtatatatatagatagagtATATGGTCAATGCGGAATCATGACCGTGCGTAATTATCCTGGGTAATAAGACTGTCCAGTCATAATAGTCGATATATGGCCATGTGGTAACCATAAAAGTAATGGTCTCGCATAAAACGATTTTATCTGGTCACGAAGCTATATAGTAAATAGTCTAGATATCGGCCAGCAATCTGGTCAGGTTTATCAAGTCCAAATTGTGGGGTCAGATTCGCAACTTGCATTCAGTTTCCAATTTGACTTCCAGCCTAGTGGAAGCAGTAGAGTAAAACCCATCGAAGAAGAATATCCCTAAAATGGTTGCCTGTGAGTTTTATATATAGAGTGGCATATCCCGGAGAAACAGAAACTAATGTGAATTAACAATAGGGCTGACTGTAAAGTCAGTGGCCATCTTTTTGGGCCTGGCCTCCACTGCTTTTTGTGTGGCCACGATTGTGCTGGCCGTTCAGAACGCGGATCTGGAGAACGATCTGCAGGATGCGCTCGATAAGATCGACGCATTGACAGCGGACACCACGTCCACGTCTTCCACCTCTACGAGCACTTCCACGACCTCCACCACTGCAGATCCCAATAGGCCCACGGATGACCCGGAGCCTGGCTCTACCACCACACCTGGCGGAGGAAGTGACACAACCCCCAGCGGAGGAACATCCAGTACAGGAAGCACTTCCAGCACCAGCAATCCCATCTATCCGACTTTGCCGACAGGACTGCCGGATCCTGAAAAGGTGAGTTCGATTATTCATCTACACAGTTTCTAGTGATAGCTTGAAAAGATATTAGTTCAGAAAAACCCTCACCCCGAGTAGGAAAATTTTCAGCGATTAGTCGTAAAGTCGGCGTGGCTCTAATTTCGAATTTATTAAGTTCCTACATTGGTCTTATTGGTCATTTCAAGTGCTTATCGCTTGGCCaatctttttttctttttttatcaTAATACAAAACGCGGCTAATTTCTTGGGGCATTTTAGTTAGTTTAATTGCGGCTAACACAGAGTTAAGAGTCACAAAAATGGGACTCACGAAGGACAGGATTAAGGGTATTTATAAATATCGAAGGAAGTTTGGGGAAATACCgagatacatatatactttcaTAGACTGCATCACCGCTGAACGCGTGGCTATATTCTTTGGTCTATTGTCAACCTGCTTGATCGTTGCCCTCGTGATTGTGGTGGTACACAGGGATAATTTGTGGCTGCAGTTGGACGAAGCCAAAAGGATGTTGGATGTCCTGGAGGAATATATTCAAAGCCACCTGCTGACTTCTGTTCCGGATAGAAATTCATGAGAATTAGGCTGCTGGCAAGCATTTAAGAAGGAAAATAGTATATTGTTTTCACATATATACTAGGGATAGACAATATTTCCAAAAATGTACTCAGTTTAAGGCAATAAAGCAAATGGATGAGAAACCGAAAACGCTAAGGGTTCAAACTTTGTGTAGTACAGCGATTGTTGTTTGATATCTGAAATTGCACCTCATAAACAATGACCCTAATTTCACAATATGTAGCCGCTATATCCACCAAAGGCGAAATTCGTTGCAGTGAGGTCCACTTTGTTTACGACTTGACCACAACAGTGCTATTTCCTATCGCCACCTTATCAACCTTGTCCTATCGCCACTTTATAGGGCCAAAATCCATTATCAATAGCATGGATATTAAATAATCTTTACAATCCCGCAGATCGAATGGCGCCTGCCCACGGAACTGAAGCCCATCAAGTACAAGCTGTACTACGAGCCCGACCTGAAGACCGGTGCCTGTGAGGGAACCGTGTCCATCCAGTTCCAGCTGAACGCGGTCACCAATCTGATCGTCCTGCACGCCAAGGACCTCAATGTgcacagcatcagcatccTGAACATGATGGCGCGCATACGCGTGGCCATCGATAGCATCAACTTGGATGAGTCCCGGGAGCTGCTCCTGATCACGCTGAGGGAGGTGCTCAGTCTGAACAAGGCCTACACACTGTCCGCCAGCTTCGACTGCAACCTGAGCAGTCTGGTGGGCAGCTACATCAGCAACTACACGGATGCCGATGGACTGGATAGGTGAGTCATTTTAAGGTATATCTATCTGGTAATGAGTAAGGTTTTGTTAGCTTGTCTAGACTATGATGTGAGAACCCTTTCCTAGAAAGGCTTTTGGCTTTCTAATGTCAGTATTTGAAACCAATAAGAAATTCACCGTCTTGGTTTGtaactttcatttaaatggaatataGATGTATGTACCTTACATGTTTATCCCATCGGACCCCATATTATGTTAAGGGAGTACCCCCAATGTTTGGAGCTCACCGCGTGCTGGGGCCTTAGAAAAGCCGGTCTCAGCTGATGAGAGAGCTTTCCGGAGAAGCTCGAATACCGTGACAACTTTGGAGCCCGCTTCAGTTGGAAGTTCAGAGCAGAGCGCGACGGCCGCGATAGAAACGAGCGGATCCCGTCTTCGCATACGATCTCAATTAGCCGCAGTACGACACTCGATCCCCTTTCTTCTCGGTGTTCTTCGTTTTCTCGGATTTCTCGAGTGCGCGCCTACGATTTGAATCAAGAATGATAGCTGTCCGGCAATTGCCGTTATCAAATTAGCCGAGGGAATATTTCTCGGACCCGGCAAAGTGACAATTAATGCCATTCGTAGACAAAAAAAGTCGAGACACGAAAAGCTGTGATTTCAACTGTGAATCAAGTAAAAGGCATAGTGCGAAATGCGACGAATATAATAGATAATAAGTGGCCCAGATCAATCAGAAACCGTTGAGTCCGCTCCAAAAGCTCCACGCCAAGACCAAATGACCATTGTCACCGCAACGCCGTTATGCGATCAAAATTCTAGTTTTAATTGGGCGCATTGAGGCGATCACTAATTTTAATATTCGCTGAAATGCGACCACCGGATTCTATGCCAACTTTGACTTTCAACAGGCACTCGTTTCGATAAACAACGGGCCATCGCAGGCTGGCCAACAGAACTCCACATGGCTGAATCAAACAGGTTGCACCGctcccttccccttccccttcttCTTTCTCTGCCACTCTTCTCCCCCTTTCCCCCACCCCTTATGGACCGCTGCAAACAGGCTTGGAGCCAAATGCATACATAGTTCACTTGCCGCGCAAGTTCTTGGCCTTAAATCGGCCACAGTCGCTGCACtgtgaaaaaagaaaagaattatATCTACTCTAACCTATTATCGAACCATATCGCTAAGCGTCATATCAACAAGAAGTAGATTCTGTTTTTCGCGTTCCCATTGATCACATTTTTATTCTCAGTTCTTATCAACAATTGTAACCACTCTGATAATAGGAAATATTTCAATGCACTCAAAATtactaattattaattattaatctTATAAATGCCAGTTTTAAACCTATTTGTAATATACTATAAATATGATGAAAGCAAATAGACATTTTACCTCTTCAAGTGATCTTCAGTTTGTATCATAGCTGTTGATGGCAACTtaactttttttgttgtgtatcTGTGGTTGTTGGCCAGCAAATGCGTCGAGTTTACATCTCCAATGCGGCAAATACTCAATGGCCGCTGAGAAAATACTTTCTTCCAAAAGCCGCAACAAAATGGGTCGACATCATTGACTGCCAAGCCACTTGTTGTCATAGTAGTTTCCCCTCCCCGTTTCTCGCTGTGTTTTCTgggtttgttttgttcttgAAAGTTCAGTCGAAGCTCGGTGGTcaaacttttttcattttcattgacACTGATTTCTTTTTCGTTCTTGTTGGGCGAAATagaaattttttatttccaaatgGTGGGAAAGAACCTTCGAAAGTGCAGGgtttttaattggatttttgtgCTAATAATGTAAATTATTGACTGTTGGTGGAATTGATAAGGCACTTGACACCTTTGACGGGGTGtaaattatacaattaaaCACTTCAAAATACATTGATCTTTATACAGAAATATACACAATTTCATAGTATTGTTCTATATCCAACTTATTAATCGTCTATTTATGTCTAATGCCAagtctttgtttttatttgaatgtttatatttatagatttcgattttcaaaaCTTAACACTTTTTCAATGAACTGTTGACAATGCTTACATAAATATTAGTGAATATCGCATGGTATAGAGTTTCTGTTTGTCCaataatgaatttatttataaagtttgTATCATTGAATGCATAGCAGTAAATTAAACAAGTCAAGGCCGATGTTTACTAACCAATATTATAGTGTATTTGCGTAAAAAGTGATGCAACCCATTGATTGATAGTAAATTTATTTCGCATTCCGTTAACCCCAAACATGCAAATTGTGGCAATCATTTCTTTGTCAACCCATCTtcctttaatttattgtttttattttaattttcccttTGTGCATATCGTAAATTGCAGGCACGTATAGTCGACCTTTGTCAATTTCATACCATCGCGGGTGTTATGGGTCGTATTTCTTTCATGTCTGGGACTTACTTTGAGTTTTGGGTGTTTCTGGGGCGCACTTCTCACGTATAacgatttgcatttttctggCTACTGCTCGCCGACTTTGTGTATATTGTGAAAGTTATGACCTTAAAAAGTCCAAGGAACGTGTTTCAAATGTAAGCTTTCCGTTTCGAATTCCaacattttaatgcatttttgctCTGTGGTAAACCAAAATATAATGTGGCAAGTGATATTTATCTGaatcaatttacaaaataaaaacaagagagtatgctttagtcgagttccccgactatcagatacccttccttctgcctattacatacttttcaacgaatccagaatacccttttactctaggagtaacgggtataatgatcGCCTaagatattatatataaaattactATTAACAAAAGAGTTTTAATTAGttcaaattgttgttttttttctttgtgcaTTCGGCTCGATCTTCAAAGTAGTGAAATTTATGCGACTCATTAGCGAAGCATGAGAACTGTTATGTTATGGCTTGTGCCCCCGCGATCATCGCTTCATCGGCTTCAGAATGCCGAGATATCCACATCTGTGCAATGGGGCGTGTCCGATTGGCTCTTGGCAGTCGCAGATATATGGACTCATGTGGTATATATACGGACCATTGTCTGCAGATCTTCTGGCTGCTTTTTTTCCGGCGCTCATAAGGTGGCAGTCATGCAATTTTGTTGACTCCGATGTGCGGTGGCTTTGTGCGATGTGCGCTCCCTAATTGAGTCAGCATTACATCATCCGCGGAAGATGCAAGGGGGAGTATACGTATTATACTATGGGTATCAGAGACAATTGCCTGCTGGCTGGTGAAAATTAGCATATTCTGCAACCTCGAATTCCTCAATTCGCACAATTCAGAGTGAATGGTACTCCGTGTGATAGTGCAGCTGCAtattgttctttttttggtaTAATACTCCTATATCCTGGCATAATTTCCGAAATGCAAGTCGTGGATCATGGCTCTGCGGGTAGCTCAATTCATTTCCAATGCTAATAATGGCATCTGCAATTTCTTCCCATCGCACAATCTGCGCAGATTTGTGCAACAGACTCCGTAAATTGACAGGCAAAAAGCCAACAACCTTTTGCGATCCGTCAATCAATcgtacacagaaagaaaagtatattaatttttttttattacacgCTCAATTGAATAGAATGTGTATAGTACTTATGCTTATAAGCTATATTTCCATTCATTAGTCTAATCGCTAACCTTCTATTAAAGAACCCCCCCAATGGAATTGACTACCCACAGACATAATATGGAGGTGTTTATTGCCCAGCTGATATACAAGTGTTTTTACTTTGATATCACTGAATTTCTTGGCGTTCATGGTccatattttgttattgtgcAGAGACGCCTCTATAGAAAGTCGTATCATTGCGACAAGCCCGGGGATTCCGATTGCAACTCTTGCGGTTAGCCAGCCCAGTTCCAACACCAACTTTATAAACCTAGCTACCGAACTAAAAAATGGCTTCGAGTATTTGTAGTAACAATTTCACGAAATGACCAACTTCATTACGTGACCGTTGGCGGGGACTGGGAGACAAAAATAACAGGCATCTGATTGATCTGCAGCGAGGCGAAATTGAGGCAATCTCCACCTGGAGACAGAGTGAAATGTGTCGGAAGCTGAGCTGCCCCGCCTCCTTCACCTGCCACCTCCATAAAAGCCGGGTACAAAAACCCGGGTTTGTTTATAAGCAGCTCGGAGATtattaaaacagaaaaaaatgatGATGGCAGCGGCGACGCATGTAATTCAGTACGCGACTTTTATGATGCTCTCGAATTACCTCGCCGATGACACAATAGATTGTATGAAGTTGTGGCATTTTGGGACAGCCCCTCAGTTGGACGAAGACACTACAGTTAAAGTGGAGCTTACCGATCGTGGCATTTAATAATGTTTTCCAGTGATTTACTGTTGTAGAACGCGCCCAGCCcagtgaatatatatataagttgaGAAACGCAAAAAGAAGTACAGATAAGAAGGCAAGAAACTAAAAGTCATGTATGCAGCGAAAAACGTACGCCCGCGCAGCAGCCTCTCCACAGACGACAACCACCGGATCAAGGACACCAATCGGCCCCACAAGGCCCCCAGCAACACGATCCTGACCCTCGCCGCATTCTGCATCTTCCTGCTCGTCCTCTGCGGCTTCCTGCTGGGCGCCCTCGTCTACGTGGGCAAGAACATAGCCGAGGAGCACCAGAGGCAGCAGCACGCGAATGCTTCCCAGTGGGCCTTGAACTCCACCATCCGCACGGTTTACGTGGACCGGGACCAGTTGCTCTCCACCAAGCCCATTATCAGTGTACTTTCAGGTTGGTTTGCCTAGCGGGGAACAAAGAGCACTattggaattttccaaaagtaAACGAACAGTCATAGTCAAGCAGATGTTCCTATTTCAAGCGTTGGATTAAATTAGGAATTAAGAAAGCCAAATactttttatgtttaaaacaTGTTATATAAGGCAcacattttcttttctgtaATTGTCAGACTATTGAGGTAGCATCAGATAAATGCAAGAAAAAATTCGAAGTAACTTGAAATCATGTCTGAATTTGGCGCGCATTTTCTGCGGTAAAAATACCAAATGAACCTATCCAAGTTTCCAACCTTGCTGCCCTCTGTTTGGTATATTCAAGGGAGTATTTAACATTACAaagcatatttaaataaatcattttcgaCCCACTGTCACACTGTTCTGTGCTTTTTAGAGACTGATAGCATTAATAATATTGGGCGTCTTATTGATCATTTAATCGCACTCAAAACCTAGATAATCGCGTTCACACCACCCAAGTGCCCACCAGCAGAAAATCGAGCATAATGGCCACTGTGGCGCCCGCTGTAAAAGCCGCGAGCAAGGTGCTCCAGAATCTGGGATTCCGACTGCCCAAACAGATTAAACCAAGCAAGTACCGACTTCACTTGCGCCCCGATCTCGAACGGAAGAACTATTCCGGCAATATAAGCATCAGCATGCAAGTTCTGGAGCCCATCGCCTTCATCCCAGTCCATGTGAAGCAACTGAATGTGAGCACCGTGGAGGTGAAGCGCCTCGACGAATCAGGAGCGCCACTTAGGGACATCACCCCCTCGCTGACCTTTGCCCATCCGGAGTTTGAGTACTGGGTCACCGAGTTCGAACAGCCGCTGGAGGCCGGAAACTACTCCCTGCTGCTCAACTTTACGGGATCGCTCGTAGATCGGATTACGGGGATGTACCAGAGCTCCTACTTGGACAAGCTGAAGAACCGCTCCAGGTAGCCCGTCTACTAACCATCGAACTAACTACTACAGAATGTTCCTCACTAACGCTGCCAAAAGACCCTAATTTCTATCTGAATCAACTTATTTAACTGCCATAACACCTATTAATATTTCTTCTTTAGCGCACCGATAATTGTTTGCTATTTAGACTTTGGTAAATTAGCAATACTGATAAGCTCTTTAATCCCATTTCAGATCGATCATCTCCACCAAGTTCGAGCCAACCTATGCCCGCCAAGCCTTCCCCTGCTTCGATGAGCCCGCCTTGAAGGCCCAGTTCACCATAACGGTGGCTCGTCCCAGTGGTGATGAGTACCACGTCCTGTCCAACATGCCAGTGGCCAGCGAGGTTGTCGATGGCGATATCACCGAGGTTACTTTCGCGGAGACTGTGCCCATGAGCACCTACCTGGCCGCCTTTGTGGTGTCTGATTTTCAATACAAGGAATCCACTGTGGAGGGAACCAGCATCGCACTGAAGGTCTATGCGCCGCCAGCACAGGTGGAGAAAACGCAGTACGCCCTGGACACTGCTGCCGGAGTGATGGCCTACTACATCAACTACTTCAACGTGTCGTACGCGCTACCAAAACTGGATCTGGTTGCCATTCCCGATTTCGTGTCCGGTGCGATGGAGAACTGGGGATTGGTCACGTTCCGGGAGACGGCTCTTTTGTACGACGAATCTACCAGTTCCAGCGTGAATAAGCAGCGTGTGGCCATCGTCGTGGCCCATGAGTTGGCCCACCAGTGGTTCGGAAACCTGGTAACCATGAACTGGTGGAACGATCTGTGGCTAAACGAGGGTTTCGCATCATTCCTTGAGTACAAGGGAGTGAAGCAAATGCATCCGGAATGGGATATGGACAATCAGTTTGTGATTGAGGAGCTGCACCCAGTGC is a window encoding:
- the LOC122621045 gene encoding uncharacterized protein LOC122621045, yielding MGLTKDRIKDCITAERVAIFFGLLSTCLIVALVIVVVHRDNLWLQLDEAKRMLDVLEEYIQSHLLTSVPDRNS